The proteins below come from a single Triticum aestivum cultivar Chinese Spring chromosome 5D, IWGSC CS RefSeq v2.1, whole genome shotgun sequence genomic window:
- the LOC123125820 gene encoding BTB/POZ and MATH domain-containing protein 1-like, giving the protein MGACMTLSTCSPEAAEGTHVFDILGYSKHMGMGQDPGSYIQSGVFTVGGHNWAIRFYPDGYKSENRDYIAVFLELMSKSTKVRASCDLRLVDQCTGLRSSVIKTGPRIFKSNDSSRYAPGTAQFKRRSEIEGSAYLKDDRLMIECIVTVFKKPRVTKTTVAKSPPKIDRPPSDMAQHVGMLLEEKEGLDVSFIVGGETIEAHRLVLAMRSPVLKAELYGPMREARPGQCITVKDMQPSIFRALLHFIYTDSLPGRGDFKGEENIEMIRLLLVAADRYAMERLKMVCQSILCEHLNVDTVSTTLALADQYNCDKLKDACLEFIKISDDNTMDAIVATQGFKDLKVGKAELNPISAFRNNEKVSLVKNEMNSVIHTSVVRVKFLGFKSQVACTSTVSIAVAGTLVFGQFRLLKHTEKGYTPPDAVMRPQRLTDRYEVGATPVESSKSVNLQNNCYYYGA; this is encoded by the exons ATGGGGGCATGCATGACGTTGTCGACGTGCTCACCGGAGGCGGCTGAAGGCACGCATGTGTTCGACATCTTGGGTTACAGCAAGCACATGGGCATGGGGCAAGACCCCGGTAGCTACATACAATCAGGGGTTTTCACTGTCGGCGGCCACAACTGGGCGATCCGCTTCTATCCTGATGGGTATAAAAGCGAGAATCGAGACTACATCGCAGTTTTTCTCGAGCTTATGAGCAAGAGCACTAAAGTCCGGGCCTCTTGTGACCTGAGGCTGGTCGACCAGTGCACCGGATTACGGTCTTCAGTGATCAAAACAGGGCCTAGGATTTTCAAGTCCAACGATTCCAGTCGGTATGCTCCAGGGACTGCTCAGTTCAAAAGGCGAAGCGAGATCGAGGGATCCGCATACCTTAAGGATGATCGCCTGATGATTGAATGCATTGTTACTGTTTTCAAGAAGCCACGTGTTACCAAAACCACCGTAGCCAAATCGCCGCCCAAAATTGACAGGCCACCATCTGACATGGCTCAGCATGTTGGCATGCTGCTGGAAGAAAAGGAGGGATTGGATGTCAGTTTCATTGTTGGAGGGGAGACCATTGAAGCGCATAGGCTCGTTCTCGCTATGCGGTCGCCTGTTCTTAAGGCGGAGCTCTACGGTCCAatgagggaggcgaggccggggcAGTGCATTACCGTCAAGGATATGCAGCCATCCATCTTCAGGGCCCTGCTCCATTTCATCTATACCGATTCTTTGCCTGGCCGTGGGGACTTCAAGGGAGAAGAGAATATTGAGATGATCCGGCTTTTACTGGTGGCTGCGGACAGATATGCCATGGAGAGGCTCAAGATGGTTTGCCAAAGCATCCTTTGCGAGCATCTGAATGTGGACACCGTGTCAACCACATTGGCTTTAGCTGACCAATATAACTGTGATAAGCTTAAGGATGCTTGCCTTGAATTTATCAAAATATCAGATGATAACACTATGGACGCCATAGTGGCAACCCAAGGCTTCAAAGATCTCAAA GTTGGAAAAGCTGAGCTGAATCCTATTTCCGCTTTCAGGAATAACGAGAAAGTGAGCCTCGTTAAAAATGAGATGAATAGTGTGATCCACACAAGTGTTGTTCGTGTCAAGTTCCTCGGTTTTAAGTCCCAA GTTGCCTGTACAAGTACCGTATCAATTGCTGTTGCCG GCACTTTGGTCTTTGGGCAGTTCAGGTTGTTAAAACACACAGAGAAAGGATACACACCACCTGATGCCGTGATGCGTCCACAACGACTCACTGATCGCTATGAGGTTGGAGCAACTCCAGTAGAATCATCAAAATCTGTCAATCTCCAAAATAATTGCTACTATTATGGTGCATAG